A DNA window from Chlamydia felis Fe/C-56 contains the following coding sequences:
- a CDS encoding KH domain-containing protein, which produces MEEFVAYIVKNLVADPEAVEIRSVQDESGESIKLEIRVAPDDIGKIIGRRGNTIHALRTILRRVCARLKKKIQIDLIQPEGTRESVGEDEGVSSDFCLDSNNSNDSGMVHQCCGRGNCCSADEEDSEVSSTHHKCSHNHHSE; this is translated from the coding sequence ATGGAAGAGTTTGTAGCATACATCGTAAAGAATTTAGTTGCCGATCCTGAAGCTGTGGAAATCCGTTCTGTTCAGGATGAGTCAGGTGAATCTATAAAGTTAGAGATACGTGTGGCTCCCGATGACATTGGGAAAATCATAGGTAGACGAGGAAACACAATACACGCATTAAGGACTATTCTTAGACGAGTATGCGCGCGATTAAAAAAGAAAATACAAATTGACTTGATTCAACCCGAGGGCACCAGAGAATCTGTTGGTGAAGACGAGGGAGTCTCTAGTGATTTTTGTCTTGATTCAAACAACTCTAACGACTCAGGCATGGTTCATCAATGTTGTGGCCGAGGCAACTGCTGCTCAGCTGATGAGGAGGATTCGGAAGTGTCTTCAACTCATCATAAATGCAGCCACAATCACCATTCTGAATAA
- a CDS encoding bifunctional UDP-N-acetylmuramate--L-alanine ligase/D-alanine--D-alanine ligase, whose translation MDRKIHYHFIGIGGIGMSALAHILLDRGYSVSGSDLNQGATVDQLVAKGAIFLPGHKENHVPEDCTIIYGSGISTDNVEYKEAVRKQLPMMHRAELLAFLMQEHTSILVSGSHGKTTVTSLITAIFQTAKKDPSYAIGGLNSLSLNGYSGNSEYFIAEADESDGSLKYYHPKIAVVTNLDNEHLSNFEGNKEKLALTIEEFARKVDNPNLCFYNGDCQELKGRISGKSYGFSQDCHLYIYSHRQDGWRSVFSLSFLEKDYQDIDLNLIGKHNVANAAVAMGIALTLGIDEESIREALKNFPGVQRRMERKNTSETFLFLEDYAHHPSEISCTLGGLRDAVGVRRVIAICQPHRFSRLQHCLEDFFNAFQDADEVILTDIYSAGETPLDLPSPEKLAETISLSSHVRCSYVPYDNIIGYLKQIIRVHDVCVSLGAGNIYSVGNALKDFEPKKLSVGVVCGGQSCEHKVSLLSAKNIIQYLASEYYDVQYFVINRQGLWSKVTAIDAEHDYDKEGYHVLSSEIAESLANVDVILPILHGPFGEDGTLQGFLEIIDKPYGGPSLLFSAISMDKVMTKRLAASIGVPVVPYQPLTLHAWKRTPDLCMRRILETFTFPMFVKAAHLGSSIGVFEVHNEEELKSKISEAFQCDTDIFIEESRLGSREIEVSCLGDASSSYYISEPHERCGEKRFISYEEKYGFNGKSSAKIQYDLNFSKEAKARVKELTERIYRVIQGKGSCRIDFFLDNEGEFWLSEINPIPGMTESSPFLHDFVRVGWTFEQIMHQLIISGLHKFDQKKKIHSTFAKQRSLIAKS comes from the coding sequence ATGGATAGGAAAATCCACTATCATTTTATAGGTATCGGTGGAATAGGAATGAGTGCATTAGCTCATATTTTATTAGACCGGGGATATTCCGTATCGGGGAGTGATTTAAATCAAGGTGCTACTGTGGATCAACTGGTTGCCAAAGGAGCAATATTTTTACCAGGGCACAAGGAAAATCATGTTCCTGAAGATTGCACTATTATTTACGGATCAGGAATTTCTACAGATAACGTAGAGTATAAAGAAGCTGTAAGAAAACAACTTCCTATGATGCATCGTGCTGAGCTGCTTGCATTTTTAATGCAAGAGCATACGAGTATTTTAGTTTCAGGAAGTCATGGAAAAACTACGGTAACCTCATTAATTACAGCGATTTTTCAAACAGCGAAAAAAGATCCTTCCTATGCGATTGGAGGGCTGAATTCTCTATCGTTAAATGGTTATTCAGGAAACTCAGAATACTTCATAGCAGAAGCTGATGAAAGCGATGGTTCGTTGAAATACTATCATCCTAAAATTGCCGTGGTGACAAATTTAGATAATGAGCACCTAAGTAATTTTGAAGGGAATAAGGAAAAGCTAGCCTTAACGATCGAAGAATTTGCCCGTAAGGTTGATAATCCAAATTTATGCTTTTACAATGGCGATTGCCAAGAACTGAAGGGAAGGATCTCTGGAAAATCTTATGGATTCTCTCAAGATTGTCACCTGTATATTTACTCCCATCGTCAGGATGGATGGCGCTCCGTGTTTTCCCTATCTTTTTTAGAGAAAGATTACCAAGATATAGATCTTAACCTTATAGGTAAGCACAATGTGGCAAATGCTGCTGTAGCTATGGGCATAGCATTAACTCTAGGGATCGATGAGGAAAGTATTCGAGAAGCGCTTAAGAACTTTCCCGGAGTTCAAAGACGTATGGAGAGAAAGAATACTTCTGAAACATTCTTATTCCTTGAAGACTATGCTCATCATCCTTCGGAGATTTCCTGCACCCTAGGGGGATTGCGGGATGCCGTGGGAGTGCGTCGTGTGATTGCTATATGTCAACCTCATAGATTTTCTCGATTACAACATTGCCTAGAAGATTTTTTTAATGCCTTCCAAGATGCTGATGAGGTAATTCTTACCGATATTTACAGTGCTGGAGAAACCCCTCTTGATTTGCCATCTCCTGAGAAATTAGCAGAAACGATTTCTTTATCCTCTCATGTGCGCTGTAGCTATGTGCCTTATGACAATATTATTGGATATCTAAAACAAATAATCCGTGTTCATGATGTTTGCGTGTCTTTGGGGGCAGGGAATATTTATTCTGTAGGAAATGCTTTAAAGGACTTTGAACCTAAGAAACTTTCTGTTGGTGTAGTTTGTGGAGGCCAGTCTTGTGAGCATAAAGTTTCTTTGTTGTCTGCAAAAAATATCATCCAATATCTTGCTTCTGAGTACTATGATGTGCAGTACTTTGTTATCAATCGTCAAGGACTCTGGTCGAAAGTTACGGCTATTGATGCAGAACATGATTATGATAAGGAAGGTTATCATGTATTATCCTCAGAAATTGCAGAATCTCTAGCAAATGTAGATGTTATTCTTCCTATTTTACATGGCCCCTTCGGTGAAGACGGTACTCTTCAAGGATTCTTAGAAATTATCGATAAACCTTATGGTGGTCCTTCTTTGCTTTTCTCTGCCATAAGTATGGATAAAGTCATGACAAAACGTCTTGCAGCTTCTATAGGCGTACCTGTGGTTCCTTATCAACCGTTAACTTTGCATGCTTGGAAAAGAACTCCAGACTTATGCATGCGTAGGATTTTAGAGACCTTTACTTTTCCTATGTTTGTTAAAGCAGCACATTTAGGATCAAGTATCGGGGTATTCGAAGTTCATAACGAGGAAGAGCTAAAATCCAAGATTTCCGAAGCTTTCCAATGCGATACCGATATCTTTATTGAAGAGAGCCGTTTAGGATCTCGGGAAATTGAAGTGTCTTGTCTTGGAGATGCAAGTAGCAGTTATTATATTTCCGAACCACACGAGCGTTGTGGGGAGAAAAGATTCATTAGCTACGAAGAGAAATACGGATTCAATGGTAAATCTAGTGCGAAAATACAATACGATTTAAACTTCTCCAAAGAAGCTAAAGCAAGAGTGAAAGAACTTACAGAGCGTATATATCGTGTTATCCAGGGAAAAGGTTCTTGTAGAATCGATTTCTTTTTAGATAATGAAGGAGAGTTCTGGCTTTCTGAAATAAATCCTATTCCAGGAATGACCGAGTCTAGCCCATTTTTACATGATTTTGTTCGTGTAGGATGGACCTTTGAACAGATCATGCATCAATTGATTATATCGGGATTACATAAGTTTGATCAAAAGAAGAAAATTCACAGTACTTTTGCTAAGCAACGCTCATTAATCGCGAAGAGCTAA